Below is a window of Ornithodoros turicata isolate Travis chromosome 7, ASM3712646v1, whole genome shotgun sequence DNA.
CTTCTGAGATTTCAGACCTGATGTAATACATGTATATCGGTGATGGGCAGAACTTGAGGGaagtactcaagtactactttaagtacatttcacaGTATACTTTGTACTCTACATTAAGTACTTATGTCTAGTACTTCCCGTCAAGTTGGCTTTTtggaggcgacaggcctaaaggactcattgtgaccccaACAGCGCTCTCgcacattcccaccatcacgatcaggatcgccatcgccgctccgatcattcccgcccatctctcatcgtcatcgctcatcatcgttatcactcatcattgtcaccactcatattagaccccctagctatatGGGGTaacgttccactcctagagtggaaaaccacCCGACtgcatcatcagaatatatctgttgttgttgttcccatcaagtactcaagtaaccgactgaaaaaaaaaaaaaaaaagaaggaacgtGTGAAGTAAGTTTTCTGTTTagaagcacccccccccccctcttattTCAGATCAAGCTGTTCACAGCGCTGGCACCGGTGACTACATTAATCTACGCAAGATCGCCCATCCGCCTCCTTACTCCGTTTGCTGAAGAGATCAGCGTAGGTGGACATTACATTTTGTTTGAGAAGTAGTGTACTATATATCTTCTAGGCACTAAAGAAGCACCCGTAACGCGTTAAGGTTAAGTCTGAACGCGACTGTACTCTGGTGGGCATATACAGACTGCGCATATGTTATGCGCTAAAATTTTATAAAAATTGCTACTTGGACCAGTGTAGTGGTTTTTGTGGAGAAACTACGCTCGCTAAGTTTCGTGTCATAAGAGTTTGCGTAGTTTCGTTGTATACTCTATAAACTTTGTTACGATGTTTTTACTTTACTGCTTTCTAACAATTCTCAAGCAAACGCGCTTCACTTGCATCAATTTTAGCAAATGCGTCTCCCACGGTTAATTGCAAAGACCCAACACTTCCCCGAAATCTCAACCGAACGTCGGAAAATAGGGAATTTTTAATTTTAAATTATTCAGCGTGAAACAAAATCCTCTGGTTTTCGCACTTCATACGTCATTGACGAACTGAGCTACGGCGCCAGTCGTGCCAAcggtatttttttatttttatttttttttacggagCGGAAGAAATACCCTGTACTTTGGTAACCCAGCGATTTGACCTTTGTAGCTACTCCTGCGCCTGCTTGGGAATGAAGGCTTTTTAACGAACGACCAGATCATAAAGTTGTTCGCCGATATTGTCTGTACAGTGGACGCTACCAAGCCCGTATGTGAGCTTCCACTCACAATCCTCTACGGTAGCAACCCCAAGCAACGGAACGAGGCAAGTGCGCATGTCTTTCCATGGTCATGTTCTTTGCATGATGCTACACCACATTCACGCAGAAAGCAGGAAACGGTAACGATAACGGTTTACAGAAAGGGTATATCGGAGATTCTAGCGGCAACGTAAACGGAAACGCTTACCATCACAGTCCTCCATTTCAGAAACGGGAACGAAAATGATATCGCTCGGTATTGAATTGGATAATGGAtatcccttttcttttcttcttttccttttcgtttcttttcttctttgtcttctccttttctgcttttccttttcatttccccttcttttcttctttccttttcttttctttccacttttctccttttttatttttttattttgggagtagcagaactagtcaggagacaagttcaatttcttccTGATTTTCTtcaaataatcaatcaatcaatcatttcgTTCCAGACCCGCTTGCCCGTGTATATAAACCACATCCCAGCTGGTACATCAGTTAAGTACTTGGTCCATTTTGCGCAAGTATGGCACCATGCTTCTCAAGTCAAGACATTACTTTACTTTACGTACAATACAATGTTGTAAAATAAGCTGCCGGCAGGAACTCCTCTCGCCCATTATTTTCTTCTTGTGCAGTTGATCAAGCAGAAGGCTTTCCAGAAATTCGATTATGGGCCAGAGAAGAATAAACTCAAGTATGGTCAAGTGAGTGACATTATACTTGCGAGAGAGCTTCACAGAACTCATTGACAAATGTTGAAAGTAATTTAACTGAATAgccgatttcagatattgcccttctgctccgcacgggggccctccgtcgcccaagtcacgcgcatcgcgcaatgcgtcgcggGAAATGGTTGGCAacctgttgctcgaaggaaggagggaaaaccgaaaccgtttgcgctcttcttcttctatctgactcatgaaaactaaatcccaaggtgcagtggggcattcgcaacacggcgctctctggcgggccatccatgcaatttctgaaatcgtctacaTTTCCATATTCCGAAAGGGCACAGCAGACGACGAAAACGACGAAAAGACATAGCAGACGATTCCATATTCCGAAAGGGCACAGCAGACGACGAAAACATAGCAGTCGACACGAacaagctgtcgtctgctgcgttTTGTGCTCTCCATTTTCGGAATATGATCTCTTGCCCACACGCCCGTCTTTCAACTCTCAGTGACGCTTTGCCCTCAGTTGTAGGAGACTAAAAGTCCGTTGTTTGTGTCGATGTGAGCTTGCGATTCCCATGACAAAGCGAGTCGTCACTATAGAGTCACAGAAAATCCCGTTTGCGACTACCGACACTGGGGCTACTGATGGCTGTAAAGTATACTTTTTGTAGCACCTTCCTGTAAAGTACTCGGGTAGCAAATGTGAATCGAAAAACAGCGAGGAATAAATTTAGCATGATTATATTTTCTAGCACTCTTTTCCGTGGTTTACTGCACAAAAGCATTCAGGCAATCATTCAGATGATTCAATTCAGACAAAAATCGCtccatagatttctgaagaagtgattctaGTACTTTTTACGCACTAGTACTAGCCTAGTACACGCCTAGTACTTTTTACCGCACTTGGGGGTACATTTGCAATGTGCCACTGATAACGCCAGTCGCCAAGTACTTCGTATATACTTTTCTTCAGGTAAAATTTTGAGGTGCTTTACCCTTCACTGCCTAACGCAGTAGCGTGTAATGGAAGTCTGCTCATGGGCAATGCACCACGAACATCAAACTGTTACGAAAGAACACTTCTAAATCGAGTCAAACAAAGTAAATAGATTATATGTCGAGCTACCCAACGACGACTCGCACATTGAACTGTGCGGGTATTCAAATTTTTCCAATAGCGGAAGGGAATAGTTGTCGTggcgccgccatttttatggtcACTTGTATGTTGACGTTTTCGatgaagtgtgtgtgtgttcagaaTATATTAGAGTTACCGGGCAGCTATCGTCTATGCACTGATAGCGGGGGTAAGGGTAGGGCAAACGTGTGACTGGCGACCATATAGGGAAGACATGTATATTATATGTAGGAGGCTCAACGCAAAGAGGATTTTTCTAATCTTGCGATTCTGTTATTTCATCACCAGGCGCGCCCTCCGAGATACGACGTGTCCAAAGTGGCTGCACCTGTGGCGCTCTACTGGAGCCAAAATGATTTGTTCGCCGATCCTAAGGACGTGTCTCTGCTCAGAAGCAAGCTTCCAAACGTTGTCTTATATTACCGGGTGCCGGACAAACAATTCACGCACTTGGACTTTGCCTACGGCATACACGCCAACAGAAATTTATATCCCGTTGTGCTCAGGACACTCCGAAATCACGACTAGTATATGTGGTATTCACCACTTTGTTGTTTCCAACTACAAATTGTGAAAGAaacttgtgtctgtgtgtaACTGTAATGTGGCTGTAACGTGACTGTAACGTAACTGTGACGTTAACTGTAACCCACTTTATTTTGCTGGTTGGCCGCACGGCGGCGCCAATCTTTTCCGGACTGGCCCTTTTCTCCCTTTTATCTCGTTTTCCAACATCAAcgcttcatcttcttcttcaccgTCTGGCTCTTTGTGTCTACAATAACGAGATCGTGTTCGTATATCTGAGGCACGTTGGGGTCGAGCCGGGAACTTTGCAGCACGCCGTCGTATAGGGGCGTTCCcatttttaatatttttctttttttttttacaaggggGAGTGGGCAAAGTGTTtcaaggggggtgggggtgggggggacaACCGGCTCACCTCTCTCCGTGGAGACGGACGCTATACGGATTGTGGGGGTGTTCAGATAGGCATATCTTGTTACGACATCTGAGGACAATCATGCCAACCTGCGAATAAAGAGTGCACAATTTTCACCAGTGATAAATGTCATTTTGGGACATTCAGAAAGGCACCGTGTGACGTCACCCGTGGACATGTGCGCCTTCTGGTGGCTGGAGGGCAGTCCGATCACGTGTGCGTATGTACGTGTTATGTATTTCGTGTGTGAAATGCTCCCCACAATAAAGCAACTTATCAACGCCACCGTTTTGAGACAAGTCTTTTTTCCAGAAGCCTTCAGCAACAGAAATGAGACTATATTTCTTTATATCGCGAAACCTCTCTGCTGCTGCGGAGCCACAATGATGCGGCGCTAAACCGTCTGTGGTCTGCACACGTTGTGACACCCCTCCTCCCTCCGCAAGCAGGGGCTAACCTTGTGGAAGTCCTGGATTGGTTGGCGACGCAACGCGTCATTCGGGGCCGAGCCTGGAGATACAGGGTTCACCACATTCGTCGGCTCCACTTGACGTAGTTCTGTGACGTTTGCTGACGCAGTGTAGGAAGGAGCGAGTGCGCTAACTTCGCTACTTGATATGGTTTTTAGATAACGATAAAGCAAGTTGGGGATACGGAAAATCTTGCACATATATAGGTACAATGAAACCCCAACTGGTTTTTACTCTCTTGTTTTCTAGACACCGTTGCCACCACTTTTTTGCGCCTTACTAAGAGATAAGGGAAGAATGACAGGAACCGATAACGAATGGGAGACAAACCGGAGTATTTTTGACATCACCCACGCTTTAAACTACCGCGTTGTACAGTATTGCAGGCCTCCCTCCGCCATATCTACACGTGCGGTACCAAACGTGCGAGAATAGCAAAacaacattaaaaaaaaaaaaaaaactcgttccATAAACCTACATCCTGACACCTGCGCATGCGTTGCGCTGTTCATATTACGGTTCTGCGTTGCCATCTGTTCACTGTCTCTGTATACCTCGCTGTTTACGATGGGGTATTTCGCCGTGGGGTTTGGGAATATATGCATTCTCTCGCTTCTGTGCTGGACGACCTTTTCGTCCGCGCTCGATGTCTGTCCCAAAGCGCAATGCGAAGAGACAGATCGTTGTCCCGTGACAGGAGTAGAGGCAATCTGTTGGAACATCGAAGATACTTCTAGGAACACGACCTGTCAATGTTGTAAGAATTGTAAAACAGGTAAGAATTCATTATTCATCTTCCAATGCTTGTTTGTTTTTACTTGGTGTATAATTCAGATTGTATAATACGAGTGTCTCCATTAATTTCTTTAATCTCAATCAAATGCTTACTTTTAATGGCGGTAGGTTTTCTTTTACGCGTCACCGAGTCTCGGGTAAACAAAAAATTGTTTCTTCTTCACTGCAGGAATGATTCGGGACTGTGTGTGTTCACCGGGTGACAGAGAATGCCCCTTACTCAAGTGTGTCTACGCTGGATACCTGGACCCCACCGACTGCTGTCCAAATTGCTTTCCACAGTGTAAGTCCATTTACTATCACGTTGTGTAAAGTTTTAAGGAACGTCGGTCGATCAACAGTTCGATTTGAACCCACACCCTCAAattcacactcttaaaaatgaacttcaccgcatagcatactcctagccaagcatcatctcgaatgatatcgttatctgccctgatttgctgaaaacagggggcgtacgccatttttgtgacaattatgaacagcataagtgtcacaaaaaaggcgtacgcctaccgttttgaacaaatcaaggcacatagcgatatcattcgagttgatggttggctaggaacgtgctatgcggtgaagttcatttttaagtgtgcatGGTCAGATATTCTACCCGTTCATTCATCATTCATCTTAATACCAGCTCGGTCGtttgtttttttcctcgttGCTACGTTACCTCAAAAGCAGTGATGGCCGGTAGtgaactacatgtagttaaactactatttcgagtagttaactacagtagttaggttactgcaggcgccaactacttccgattttgctgcaagctttacggcacgaatCAAAAGCGAAAGTTGATGCATAATATGCAACCTCACCTGGCGACCGTTATGGCATTCTCGCTTTCAGGGGAAGGCAGCTGTTACGGAGGTGACCTCGACCAGCGCTGCATCACCGTCTGCTGTCTCCGACCGCCGTGTCCAGTCGGAACTACGGAAGTTTTCTACAGAGGACAATGTTGCCCAGTGTGCCAGCCTCCAGGGATAGACTGTTCTGACGTCATATGTCCACTGAATCCCCCTTGTGCTTACGGATCATACGTGCCAGAAGGATACTGTTGCCCCATCTGCAGGGGAGAACCCACTAGTACGGAATGCAGCCACTGAAATCCCTCGCTAATTCCGATGGCTCAATTTTCTGCCGATTTCTGTATACGCAATAAAGACGTATCGCAATAACTCGTGAGACGTCCTGCAAGTAGTACTTTCAAAGCAAAGGAATTCCTCCTCGATGTCTGACCGTTGCAGTCATCGAAGTAGCCAAGCAGCGGCGGGATTTTCACCACGCGCATGTGGAGCTATGCAAATGAACGTTGCAATGTAAAGGAAGGAAagcacaacgaaaaaaaaacaaaaaaacacacacactctacCTTAGTTCCGTTCATTTTGCACTTGCACATACATTGCACCAGCTCCCGcggcatacactcttaaaaatgaacttcaccgcatagcacgctcctagccaaccattatctcgaattatatcgttatctgccctgatttgttgaaaacgggaggcgaacgccttttttgtgacacttatgctgttcataattgtcacaaaaaaggcgtacgcctcccgttttcaacaaatcagggcagataacgatatcattcgagattatggttggctaggagcgtgctatgcggtgaagttcatttttaagagtgtaggatgatcgctttccacgccgagactgggaggtgacacgggttcgtatcctgtcaccggctgtgctgtctgaggttttccctgggttttccgaagattttccagactAATGTCGACACaggtccccctgaagtctgcccaggacgcatactaacccctgtcccccactccttcctgctgtcctctctccatctgtccacttctgtacgccgctcatagccgtagttgcttcgcggcgctaacacgggattaaaaaaaacatacaaCGCAAGAGCGATtgtgtacgatgcactaaaagtatacagtcaaccctcgatttatgaacaccctcggttccccgaaaaatcgttcataaatcgagggattcataaatcgaaaattcagttaactgagtactatcgagcaaatggaataGCATTTCCGAGTTGGAATTGTGTTTAtgatgccatatattgtgtaattttgcttttgaccatgccttctgctgtatcaatctcacaaagaacagacgttagcgcgtTCACACTCTGTTtcttatgcaatactaaattgtttaattttgctttggaccatgctttccgctgtgtcaatcttggaaagaagagatgtcaccacattcgcactggactggtctcgaatttcctccgggatttttaacctccgtttattaatcttcgggtgacagcgaccaccttattcatcaactgaggtcagaaacacttggtcgcaccttgtgcgaccccggaaaacccgtttgttgttcggatttcgaggggttaagaaccgagggtgcaatacctggaaaacgttttgtccgttcaggcgtcattcataagaccacagaattatccctttgaaggtttctgttgacctcggaacgatccgttcataaattgagggcaaaaacgctgggcaactcctagttggttcccagaaattccgttcattattcgaatatcgaggttcataaaacgagggaaaaatgaatggaaaaagtttggttccccgtgctcgtgttcataaaacgagggaattcataaatcgaaggttcataaatcgagggttgactgtatattatTTTCATCGCACGTGTACACAGATTGTTACTAGATCGTGTACGTGATACACGCTCGATTgggattcggggagaaatcgggttcaaTCCGGTTTGATCCGAAACTCACTGGTGAGAGAACAATCAGGAGGAATGCGGTTTAACCCGATAAAGTCAGGTCCTACTTATATATGGCGGTGCTGTCGTCATTCCGCCTTTGGCATTCGCAGGGTGCCGGGCCACGGCCGGCACCCTGCTAAAAACTATGACCGGGGGTGCGGGTTCTGAAATGTGGCCCACtagatcccaagcagcacaatgtactgaaagtcgagtgcaataggggtggacgggtataggtggaaggccttgaacagactaaaaaaaaaaaaaatgtggtgttggttcccgagcgcgattacaggaGCCCTTGGGGCCGTGAGGatatcttaattgaacaaaatcattctgttagtttaacgcgagGAGTTTGTTCACTAAACATTCTCCCAGTGCCCACAGAGTGGCTGTTATCACGctcggaattttttttttttttttcagtgttattattaactttGACGGTAGCTGTACACAAAAATCTTGCCCATATATCGGCACGGTGCTCCTCTCTTTGTGGTTAAGACACGGGCCACCACTTTGTGCTCTAGAAGATAAGAGTAGAATGCAGGGGACCGGTGATTAATGGgaaacaacccaagcagcacaatgtactgaaagtcgagtgcaataggggtggacgggtaggtggaaggccttgaacaggcttgtGCAACTAaaggacattgataagacacataccgtccacccctattgcactcgactttcagtacacggTGCTGATTGGGAAACATCCGCATTTTTCTGATATCACACACCTTCGCCACGTGCCGTACACTcgcagcacgctcctaggcCATATCTACACGTGCGATAAACCCTCCTCTTCATAAACCCTACGTGGTGGTGACGAGGCTGCTTGCCAGGCCACGCTTAAAGCAGGCAACGTCATCACAACTAACGCAGAACGTAAACCTACGTCCTGAAGCTTAGACAGTTCCCTTCGTATTACGGTTCTACGTTGCGCTGTGTTCACTGCCTTTGTACTCGGTAGTGTACGATGGAGTATTTCGTCATGGGGTTTGGTAATGCGTGCGTTCTCTCTGTGCCGGATGCTTCTGTGTCTGGACAACCATTTCGTCCGCTCTTGATGTGTGTCCTACAGCGCTATATGCTAAGAGACAGATCGTTGGATACTTCTAAAAATACGCGTCCTGCCGAACAGGTAAGAATTCATTGTTCACCTTCCAAGAAGGGTTTGTTTATTTTGTGCTTCGTGTTCTTCTGTGTTGTACTGTCGTGGCCACTGTTAACCAACCTGCCGTTTCCGTGGCCTCTCTCCGATAAGCGCTCGACACGCGAGTACAGCTGGAAGcacagttaacttgaacgcaCCCCCGACCTGCGGAGCGGGAGGAGAGCTACCATGGCGGCACTTATGCAAAATGTCCCACTTCTGCTgcgggggtgtccgccttgctATGAGCTGTTGACTGGGTATTGCATTACTATTGCATCCTtgcgatatcggccagcatacacctcTACATAATCGCCGCGGAACCAAAACAAACGGCGCGATGATAACAACAGCTGACGGTAATGCGTTGCCGAGTCAGCAGTTCATGGCTATAGGCGGATACCCCCGCAGCACAACTGGGGCAGTAGAAACactctttttcctttatttctcgtaagcaCCGCTAGGGTACGTGTCTCTCTTCCCGCTTCACAGGTCGGgggcgcgttcaagttaactctgcttcgagctgtaccagCGAAAACAAAATTAGACCGGTCGATTGTTATGTGGGGGATTGTCGGGTGCTAGTATAATATCACTTTTTGTGAACACctataaaaagagagagagagagaaaagaaagcgGCAGAGGCGCAATGAAGAAAGACTGCTAATCTCAGACTTGCGGGAATGTTTTCCTGGCTCTTGTTCCCTTGCGCTTGGGCCGCTGTGTTACAGCTGGTGTCAATGAACGATACCTTACCTGCAACCAACCGCCCCAAAGTTTTACTTGACCAGTCCATTGCTATGTCCACTGTTCTCCGGTAGTTGGGCGGGTGATTGGTTAACAGTGGCCACGACAGTACATAGCGGCCCTTTCAGTAGGGGAGTAGCGATCTCGCTACATTTTATACTGGTGACAGAATATATTTCCGCTACAAAAATGAGTAGCGCAGAACTCTTATTCCGATTCCGATACAAGACACGGAACACAGATAAAATAGAGAAGATGACGGCAaacggttttctttttttcttctttttttttttaaactcctCCTAGTTTCTTGTTAGTCAGGCAGGCTGATGTGACGATCTGCCTCTGTTTCACAAACCTGATAAACTAAACGCACTGAAATATTTAGGAATATAACTGTTATTATTCGGTGCGTTTTTATAACACTTTTACGTTACGTTTGCGAAACAGAAATAGGCATGCGTAGTTTTGTGTACCGTACATACTGCATAATTTAGATACGAAGCtagttcccaagcagcacaatgtactgaaagtcgagtgcaataggggtggacggtatgcgtcttatcggtgttctttagtttcacgagtgtgttcaaggccttccacctacccgtccacccctattgcactcgactttcagtacattgtgctgcttgtcATTCAATCGCCTCCGAAACTTGTCTAAGCGTGTTGATAGCACACTTCAAGCTGTGTTTTTCAACTTTGTTGTTCGGAACAGATAAACAAAACTTGGTATCTTTCGGGGCTGAAATGACAAAATATATCGGAAACGCAACGAGATTTCGCATTAGTCATTGCACTGAAAACTTATACCGCCGGCTTGGCGTTGAGGTTTAGGTCTAGGTTTGCCTAACCCCTTTTATTCATTTGAGGGCGATTGTGCCGCAGGGGGAAGCTTTTCTGGCAAGATAGAATTACCTTACCTTACACAGGTTGCCAAACGCGATCTATATACTTATTCTCGCACGTTAAATTCGTTACACTGTAGATATATGTGAGCAACCGAATATGAAGAAATAATGTTATACGAGTCAGTGTATGCTAACATGCTTattactgctttttttttttcacacttgCTTTGCTGGCGGTACGCTGGCGATTAGCTTTAAAGCAGCTGATTGTTTACAGCGTTTGATACATTCAGAGAAAATTACatggtttgtttttctttctgtaaaTGTTTCATTACGGAGGTAATCTCACACAGGTACACTGTTCCTGAGGAACTCGTACTCCCAGAAAAAAGGCGTATTAAATTATTTCGTATAGTCGAACGCCTTGTGAAAGAAGCTGTCGTGTGGTTGGATGAATGGAAGCAGGGGAACTGTAACCCCTAATTCCTGTGCAGCGTTTAGAAGACTCTATTCTTCTTTAAGGCGTTGACCCTGGTAAAAGCATAAGTATATTATATGCGCTATGTGCATTAAATTATGTCTTAAATGCGTATCATTTCAATGTCAAGATCAATGTGAGACAATTGCATTGGCAGTAGGTAGCAGTATCATTTACGCGGCGTGCTGGCACATAGACATTGCTTAAACATAACATAAACATGCCGTGCTGAGGGAACAAACGTTGCACCGTCTTCAGCCACATTTGGCAAAGGGATGCGTACGGTATA
It encodes the following:
- the LOC135400662 gene encoding gastric triacylglycerol lipase-like; translated protein: MPRGVPCVCVFLPVSHGATDMTLSQGGHHDTPFSQSELISSKGYPVEDYEVTTTDGFVLKIQRIPHGKEDPLCPPKKNRKEVAFLQHGLLGSSADWVINFPSQSLGFTLADAGYDVWLGNVRGNTYSRHLHYTREDSEFWNFSFDQMIEYDLPATLAFVLKVAGANKLHYVGHSQGTLIMFGLLSERPKYKEKIKLFTALAPVTTLIYARSPIRLLTPFAEEISLLLRLLGNEGFLTNDQIIKLFADIVCTVDATKPVCELPLTILYGSNPKQRNETRLPVYINHIPAGTSVKYLVHFAQLIKQKAFQKFDYGPEKNKLKYGQARPPRYDVSKVAAPVALYWSQNDLFADPKDVSLLRSKLPNVVLYYRVPDKQFTHLDFAYGIHANRNLYPVVLRTLRNHD